A window from Triticum aestivum cultivar Chinese Spring chromosome 6D, IWGSC CS RefSeq v2.1, whole genome shotgun sequence encodes these proteins:
- the LOC123143773 gene encoding BTB/POZ and MATH domain-containing protein 5 has translation MSASAAMVICKTSSTVVVHTGEHLFKVVGHSLVQVRSGLTSETFRVGGYDWAIVYYPNGLAQLFDDGQFTSVFLKLMRPYESEVNASYSFCLQDPVSPSTVEKCKFSRPSRKFLFSNGGWCNPEFVSKVDLATSGCLKDDCLVIKCTIEVYSHQ, from the exons ATGTCAG CGTCAGCGGCCATGGTAATCTGCAAGACCTCCTCAACGGTGGTCGTCCACACAGGCGAGCACCTATTTAAGGTCGTCGGCCACTCCCTGGTCCAAGTAAGGAGTGGGCTCACCTCTGAGACCTTCCGCGTTGGCGGCTACGATTGGGCTATCGTCTACTACCCTAACGGCCTTGCCCAGTTGTTTGATGATGGGCAGTTCACGTCTGTGTTCCTCAAGTTGATGAGGCCCTACGAGAGTGAGGTCAATGCGTCCTACTCCTTCTGCCTCCAGGATCCTGTATCTCCATCGACGGTGGAGAAGTGCAAATTCAGCAGACCATCTAGAAAATTCTTGTTTAGCAATGGCGGTTGGTGTAATCCTGAGTTTGTGAGTAAAGTTGATTTAGCCACGTCCGGGTGCCTGAAGGATGACTGCCTGGTGATCAAGTGCACCATCGAGGTCTACAGTCATCAATGA